CAAACTGTGAATGTCATCCACAAATCTTTCAGTGCTTTCAGTAAATTCCTCAGGACGCAGAACCTTTGTGGCACGCTAGTCACTGCAATGTAGACGGGTAAAAACGCGAAATCGCATTCAGAACGGAAAAAATACAAAAGACCAAAACAAAGGTTAGATTTCGACATGGAAACAATAGCAATGGCTGCCCTACAAATTGGTTTATGCAATTGGGCATCGGGAGTTAAGCTGAGCCATTAAACAATTCAACATAGCACCAAGACTTGGAACTCAAACTATAAATAACTAAACATCACTAGATTGAATACGTCTGCCAAGGTAAACTAAGCGAATCCATCTTTACACCATATGTAGATTGTACAACACTGGCATTTACTTGAAAGGAGCTGCTGCAACACTGATAAGTTTGGCTAAGTTCTTCTCCACTTGTCGATTTCTTTTGTAGTAGCTTTGACAAGTTTCTTGGTGTGAACAACTAGTTCATCGATAAGAGAATCAACTTCATCTCTGTCAGTAACCAAAACGAAAACCATCTTCAGTTCTACTGCTATTGCTACCGATACATTATAGCTAGTACACTAGAATCGTAACTACAGGGGCGTAATCGACTTACAGAGATGGTTTTCCGACGTTGTAATAAGAGCGAGAGTGATCATAAGCCGCGCCTCTTCCGACGCCATAGCCAAACCCTACACCGATTCCACAACCAGCTCCAAACCCGAGACCAAACTGTAGTCCAGGAACTCCTGGTCCGAATCCTACACCTGTTTCATTAAATCTCTCTCAGAAAGACGATACAGATTATCTAAGTCAGATTACAGCGATTCGCGGGTCTCTGCGATCAAATTACCTCCGATAAGACCGGCGCCGAAACCGAATCCGCAACCGAATCCGAGTCCAAAGGCGGGACCAACTTTGCCGACGTCTTTGATCCTAACCTTAGGAAGTCTCCACAGCAATCCCTTGTCATCGTCTCCGATGCTCCTCCTCCCGTTGCTCATCGTCTCTGTTTGCCTTCTCTCTTCGTGGTTTTTGCTAGTACCTACTTGAAATGTGACCAACTTAACAAGGCCCATTTTACTACTTAGGCCCAACTGTAGAATATACTTTCATCAAATTAATGTATTTGAAAAAGATTCTCTCCCACCCACATTGACCAAGCTTGTCAGTTTTGAACACATTTTTGTTCAACCATCCAGTTTTTTTCTTTCTAAAATAGACAAAATCCGTCTTCTTAAATTTGTTTTAAACTTAAAACAACAGATTTCATTTCCGACATAGGTTAAAGGATCCTTTTTGCTGTCTCGGTCCGCAGAAGATCCCAAGCAAACTCAGCTCTGATATGTCGAGTTTTTGTCTTTTGTTTTACTTTTTTTTTCTTGTTAATTTAATTTCATTGGATCCTCATGAATTATAATACTCTACAAAAAATGACCATAAATATTTAATGCTATTATGCGAACTTTATTTCACTGTTTCAAAAATCAAAATTTTAGGATTTTTCAACTATAGTAAAAGGACCAACATCAGCAGAAAAAGCAAAAATATAGCTCTTAAGCCTAACTAGCCACCAAGAACCGCTAGAGTTAAAGTTCAATCTACATAATTCTCCAACTTATTACAAAAGCACTCCCTCACATTATAAGAAGAGTATCAATTCTATTCGCTCAAAAGATTTGGTCCCTCTTATCTTTTTTCACTGAAAATTGGAAAACAAAGGTGAGACCACTATGAGCTTATTTAGGACAAGACATGATTCAGTGCTAATTTGATCTAGAATCAGATCTATCCTTACTTTTAGAGAAATGACCTATCATTTTGATAAATGTATGATAATCCTACAAAAATGGGAACTAATGTCTCATAATCATCTATAATTTCATTATCACATATGCATGATCATCTAACCGTGAAAACAAAAGATCCCGCCAAGAAACAAAACCCCACAGGACTCGGTATTACATGCGAATATGAATCAAACATCTGAAAACCAACCAATTAATGATTTATTTTTAGGGAGTAGGCTGAAGAAGGCAGTTTCTCGAACCCCTTATGATGCAGATCCTTAGTGATAACGAGCTGTAACTGTCTTGACTTGGGAATCCTCTGACCTTTTCATCTTTTACGAGAGATGAATTAACAAAGCTCCCTAGATATACTTTTCTCAATGGAAACGAAAACCTCCATTGCTGCCGTCTTGTAGAAACTGAAATCCTTGGAATATGATGTTCATCATCATCTCGTACCTCTAGTCGCCCATGCTGCAGGAGGACTGGCTCTACTATGGAGAAAATATTTTGTAACGACCTTGATCTTGTTTTGGTAGAGCCTTTTTGGTTTTATTAAAACTAAAGCCCAATTCTCTCTTTTTATTTTGTCCCACATTGAAAGTTTAGAAACCCTACCTCTCTTCCCTTCTCTTATATAAGAAACTTCACCCTTTCTTTTTATTCTCATCAAGTCAATGTATTTCTTTGCGTGTGACGAGTTGTTGTTAAATTATTCGACGACCAGTCACTAGTGAATTTTTCGGTGGGATTTCCGGGTGAGCTTCCGGTGAGATTTCTGGACGAGCTTCCGGCGAATTTTTCTAGTAAGTTTGTCGCCTCCTTATAGTTACAGAACTCTATTTTAGAAATGTTGTTATTTTAGGAAAGTTTCTACTTTAGGAAAGTTTCTACTTTAGGAAAGTTTCTATTTAGAGGAAGTTACTACTTTAGGAAAGTTTCTACTTTAGGAAAGTTTCTACTTTAGGAAAGTTTCTACTTTAGGAAAGTTTCTACTTTAGGAAAGTTTCTACTTTAGGAAAGTTTCTACTTTAGGAAAGTTTCTACTTTAGGAAAGTTTCTACTTTAGGAAAGTTTCTACTTTAGGAAAGTTTCTACTTTAGGAAAGTTTCTACTTTAGGAAAGTTTCTACTTTAGGAAAGTTTCTACTTTAGGAAAGTTTCTACTTTAGGAAAGTTTCTACTTTAGGAAAGTTTCTACTTTAGGAAAGTTTCTACTTTAGGAAAGTTTCTACTTTAGGAAAGTTTCTACTTTAGGAAAGTTTCTACTTTAGGAAAGTTTCTACTTTAGGAAAGTTTCTACTTTAGGAAAGTTTCTATTTAGAGGAAGTTACTATTTTTAGAAAGGTTCCAGTTTAGGAAAGTTTCAATTTTTAGAAACTTTATTTCCTGAGATTCTGAGCCTAAGCCGTTGATACTCGTGTTGCAGTTGACATCAGTTGACCATCTTCTGTTGATCATTCCAGTCAGTGACTAAGGTGAGGGTCTATTCCTTAAATCCCGTACCAGTGTAGAATTCTCTCTATTGTAGTTTAGATTTCAAATCATGATCCGTCTGTTTGAGTTTTGATTGTTAGTTAGTTCATTCATTGTAAACTGGAACTAGGGGTCTAGAGGATTCAACCATTGATTTGATTGCGTGATGTTAAGAGATGCGATATATATATGTATGTATACATAGTTATGAGTAGGGACTATGTGAGTGGGCGGGGGTCCAGAGATGTCTGGACTAGCAACGCAACTTTGGTGGGCGGGGGCTCAGAGACGTCTGGGCTAGCGACGCAGATTGTGTGGGGCGTGGGTGCAGAGACGTTTGCATTCGACGCAGCTTTGGATGACGGGGGTACAGAGACAGACTGTACGAGCGACGCAACGTAAGTATATATATATCCGTATGAGGAGATGCGGGGTGTATGGACTAGCTATATGCTATCATCGCATTGTTTGTGTTGTGTTTGTGTGATACTTTAGGCGTCTTGTTTGTTCATGTTAGAGCTAAACTTCCATAGTGGGAGTTCTATTACTCAAGTCAGTGGTTTGCGTGTTTAGCATCCCATCCCTCACGGAGTAACTCTCCTGTTACTCACCCCTCCTTTCCTTTCCTTCCCTTTCAGATGAGACTGACGAGCAGGAGTGATTGCTATCGGGCTGGTGCTTTGGGAGTTTTATTTATGTCTTTTTCAGACTTGCGGATTTTATGCTTTTATCGATATTTTCGGGATTTATTATGTTATTTGGATTTATGGCTATTTATTGGATTTACGACTTTGGAATTGTCTTTTGAGAAGTAATAAATGGAGATTTAAGACTTTTTATTTATTTAAGTTATTTCGGAAAATACGGGTGTTACAATTTGGTATCAGAGCTGGTTAGCCATCTCAGTTCTGACCTGAGAGGCGTCTTGAGACCTGTCGTGGAGCGCAACGAGGACGTTGCGCTCTTTGAGAGGGGGTGAATTGTAACATCCCGAGTTGTGATATGTGAAAAGGCTTAAGAGAATTGATTTNNNNNNNNNNNNNNNNNNNNNNNNNNNNNNNNNNNNNNNNNNNNNNNNNNNNNNNNNNNNNNGCGAGTGAGGCCAAAGCATGGGAAAAGGTCGAGTGGTGATTGCAGGGTCAGTAAACAATGATTTCGTGCCTTCAGAAATTAACGGACCGACCGTCGGATGCGATGGGGCCCACGGGCCGAGAGAGCGGGCGTGGGTGGTCCACTAGCCGTGGGCGGTCGGGGCGTTATAAGTGGTATCAGAGCGGGTTCCGTCCCGGCTCTGACCCGGGATGGCAATTTGTTGGGACGTGGTTTCGACTCGGTTTAATCGATTTTAAAAGATTTTTGAATTTCGGGATTTGGGAGTTTTAAAGAAAGAAAAATACAGCACCTTCCCGTTCAATAACTTCTAACCCAATTGTCTTTTTATTGACGATGAGTTTATCATCGTCATCCGCCCTCTAGCTAACAAGGTTTCAGCCAGATGTTCGAGAGATGGATGATGTCACAGTTTGATAGATTGCTCAGGTGTGTATCAATTTCGTCAGCCGTTTTCAGAGATTGTCTGCATGTGGATGTGTGACGTTGTTGCCACCACCCAAACTTCAAGCCATATCTCCTCGAGTTTTCGTTATTGGAGATTATGTGGTATGAGATGTGAGCCATGAGTTGGAATGTGTTATTCGTGTGTATGAGTAGAGTTACTGCCATGGAGGCATGATTATTTTGTAAACTCGTGGGGGATCGCTTTTGGATCCTGTTACTCACCCCTCTTTCTTCCCCTTTCAGAGATGTGTCAGTTCGGACAGCTGACATAGAAACGTTGAGAGCTATTTATATTGATTGCTGTGTACCAGTTATGCTTGGAGGGCCGATTGGTTCAGAGACTCGTTAGAGATGGAGTTTTGTTTTGCGATATCATTCTTGGGATGGACTTGTTATCACGACATCGAATACTGGTGGATTGCCTAAGGGCAAGAATTCACTTTTTTAGAGCAGAGCAGATTTTATTTGCATA
This genomic interval from Brassica oleracea var. oleracea cultivar TO1000 chromosome C2, BOL, whole genome shotgun sequence contains the following:
- the LOC106327530 gene encoding keratin-associated protein 6-2, translated to MSNGRRSIGDDDKGLLWRLPKVRIKDVGKVGPAFGLGFGCGFGFGAGLIGGVGFGPGVPGLQFGLGFGAGCGIGVGFGYGVGRGAAYDHSRSYYNVGKPSLDEVDSLIDELVVHTKKLVKATTKEIDKWRRT